A region of Moorena producens PAL-8-15-08-1 DNA encodes the following proteins:
- a CDS encoding DNA alkylation repair protein yields MHTVELERLKARKGARKRSEIPNDVLWALNQGKIETVNLVEWLAIDMPLLLRNSLTEIGWTKQIDDLYDQSLKLQDQGITKRLKGIGKILFQALEDEENPTEIFETLASHRSDMVRAWATFSIAADQTLSLPERLEIMRRFAADRSFSVRECAWDALRSYLVEDLAYSFELLTEWVKDEDPNIRRCAVEATRPRGVWCQHIPTLKKNPEPGLTILEFVRSDPSNYVQRSVGNWLNDASKSNPDWVINTCLRWQKESPTKETIWIIKHALRTLKKQNTLSQELEGIAIN; encoded by the coding sequence ATGCACACAGTTGAACTTGAAAGGCTAAAAGCGAGAAAAGGAGCAAGGAAGCGTTCTGAAATTCCTAATGACGTCTTATGGGCACTCAATCAAGGCAAAATTGAAACCGTCAATCTTGTCGAATGGTTAGCCATTGATATGCCTTTGCTGCTTCGGAATAGTCTTACAGAAATAGGTTGGACAAAACAAATTGATGACTTGTATGATCAGAGCTTGAAACTTCAAGACCAAGGCATTACCAAGCGACTCAAAGGCATTGGAAAAATACTCTTTCAGGCTCTAGAAGACGAAGAAAACCCAACGGAAATTTTTGAAACGTTGGCTAGTCATAGGTCTGACATGGTTAGAGCTTGGGCTACTTTTAGTATAGCCGCTGACCAGACTTTATCCTTACCCGAGAGGTTAGAAATAATGCGTAGGTTCGCCGCTGATCGTAGTTTCTCTGTCAGAGAATGCGCTTGGGATGCCCTTCGCTCCTATCTTGTAGAGGATTTAGCTTATAGCTTCGAGTTACTAACAGAGTGGGTTAAAGATGAAGACCCCAATATTCGACGCTGTGCGGTAGAAGCTACTCGTCCTCGTGGCGTTTGGTGTCAACATATTCCGACTTTAAAGAAAAACCCCGAGCCAGGTTTGACCATATTAGAATTTGTTCGTTCAGACCCCAGTAATTATGTGCAGCGTTCGGTTGGTAACTGGTTGAATGATGCTAGCAAATCTAATCCAGATTGGGTAATCAATACCTGTTTGCGGTGGCAAAAAGAATCTCCAACCAAGGAAACAATTTGGATTATTAAACACGCTCTTAGGACTCTCAAAAAGCAGAATACTTTATCCCAGGAGCTTGAAGGAATAGCAATTAATTAG
- a CDS encoding RNA-guided endonuclease InsQ/TnpB family protein produces the protein MYRTIPVKASFTDEDKAFWVFQCEQANSLINCAIYYTKQKHYSWLEQQEESFTTYWKDDELRYGWKTYKCSTKYPELDKTLKLTPHYKAMAAQSAQQTLKTVGESIASYNQLVSLYYKGKVDRPRLLRYRKKGGLAAVTFPRQALNYKKGLFYPSISKETKPHLITEIALEPPDFIDPDWVKEVTVRPYLGELWIDWVIDNGKEAIASNPNLDYTQAWSFDHGGTNWLTGVSTCGKSLIIDGRKLKSMNQGYCRLVAKYKQGKPEFYWDSNLDRVQRKRNNQIRDAINKAARLIINRCLNDCIGNLVIGWNEGQKNRSNMGKRGNQNFAVIPTGRLIERLKQLCYEYGIKLTITEEAYTSKASYLDDDSLPKHGEKPKGWIPSGKRVKRGLYKTSEGWLINADCNGAANIARKVATQLGLNLTKVGRGALALPKRYDLFTSLSKSYRTRSVRVRVASAKAESVGESR, from the coding sequence TTGTATAGAACAATTCCAGTTAAAGCGTCATTTACTGATGAAGATAAAGCTTTTTGGGTCTTTCAGTGTGAGCAAGCAAATAGCTTGATTAATTGTGCAATTTATTACACCAAACAAAAACACTACAGTTGGCTTGAACAGCAAGAAGAATCATTCACTACTTACTGGAAGGATGATGAGCTTAGGTATGGCTGGAAGACCTATAAGTGCAGTACAAAGTACCCAGAACTAGATAAAACTTTAAAGTTAACTCCCCATTACAAAGCAATGGCTGCCCAGTCGGCTCAACAGACCCTAAAGACAGTAGGTGAGTCCATTGCCAGTTACAACCAATTAGTAAGTCTTTATTACAAGGGCAAAGTTGACAGACCAAGACTGCTTAGGTACAGAAAAAAAGGGGGATTGGCTGCTGTAACTTTTCCCCGACAAGCACTCAACTACAAAAAAGGCTTGTTTTATCCGTCAATAAGCAAAGAAACTAAGCCTCATTTAATAACTGAAATCGCATTAGAACCACCAGATTTTATAGATCCCGACTGGGTGAAAGAGGTTACTGTTCGCCCGTATTTAGGAGAGCTATGGATTGATTGGGTGATCGACAACGGGAAAGAAGCGATTGCTAGCAACCCAAACCTTGACTACACTCAAGCCTGGAGCTTTGATCACGGTGGAACCAACTGGTTGACTGGAGTTTCAACCTGTGGGAAAAGCTTGATTATTGATGGTCGTAAGCTTAAGTCAATGAACCAAGGTTATTGTCGTCTGGTAGCCAAGTACAAACAGGGCAAGCCAGAGTTTTACTGGGATTCTAACCTTGACCGGGTACAACGGAAACGCAACAACCAAATCAGAGATGCGATCAATAAAGCAGCTAGGTTGATTATTAATCGCTGTTTGAATGATTGCATTGGGAATCTGGTAATTGGTTGGAACGAAGGGCAGAAGAATCGTTCCAATATGGGCAAGCGTGGTAATCAGAACTTCGCAGTTATCCCCACCGGAAGATTGATCGAACGGTTAAAACAACTTTGCTATGAGTACGGGATTAAATTAACAATTACCGAGGAAGCGTACACGAGTAAAGCGTCTTACCTTGACGACGACAGCCTCCCAAAACATGGTGAAAAACCCAAAGGATGGATACCGTCGGGCAAACGGGTTAAGCGTGGACTGTATAAAACTTCTGAAGGATGGCTGATCAATGCAGACTGTAACGGCGCTGCAAACATAGCCCGAAAAGTAGCCACACAGTTAGGTCTAAACCTGACCAAGGTGGGTAGGGGAGCTTTGGCACTCCCAAAGCGATATGATCTGTTCACCTCACTGAGTAAATCATATCGCACAAGAAGTGTTCGCGTTCGCGTAGCGTCGGCGAAAGCCGAAAGCGTCGGCGAAAGCCGATAG
- a CDS encoding tetratricopeptide repeat protein, with protein sequence MTETPDRESAKTKLIEQLLQATKESDHDPLIGNKLPQTVETLLTDNLELLYDDFPKVLKNWATDKFNTTELSEAQEIAKTIANFSNIICILYQGKEKINREIALAGYQVSLEVITRETLPDKWAALQHNIALTYLWRILGEKEENIEKAREASELTLEVFSKKKYPYEWARSQQNLGIGYRQRVRGNKEDNLEEAIRRYHLALEVYTETDYPYKWAQIQYNLNHAYAERISGEKTENFKKEIEAALLALKVFSKEEYPYLWAQTHNSIGLAYRDSIEGDTAENLEKAITAFQLALEVLSSEDYREDWAMVQNNLGTAYRRRIRENQAENIKKAIKAYELALEVYTLEGFPHYHLDTLFNRGLAYLYASNFVKAYDDFKGAINTVELLRTEIISSPSANENSSVSEGIDTKKQKFAEEWNSLYQRMVEVCLKQKKITEAIEYVERSKTRNLVEEILRRDQNTIFPPEVVTQLEKYREKIAEAQKQIQQGKADNPTALIQHLKEWRQQRNDLQDQYLRIGSSFNFEEFQKKLDVI encoded by the coding sequence ATGACAGAAACACCCGATCGCGAAAGTGCTAAAACTAAGTTAATAGAACAATTATTACAAGCTACAAAAGAGAGTGACCATGACCCGCTAATTGGAAATAAACTTCCGCAAACTGTAGAAACACTGCTTACCGATAATCTAGAATTATTATATGATGACTTTCCTAAAGTCCTGAAAAACTGGGCGACTGATAAATTTAACACTACTGAATTATCAGAAGCCCAGGAAATTGCTAAAACTATCGCTAATTTTAGCAATATAATTTGTATCCTTTATCAAGGAAAAGAAAAAATTAATAGAGAAATAGCTCTTGCTGGTTATCAAGTATCTCTCGAAGTTATCACTCGTGAGACTTTACCTGATAAATGGGCTGCTCTTCAGCATAATATAGCTCTAACTTATCTTTGGCGAATCCTTGGAGAAAAAGAGGAAAATATAGAGAAAGCAAGAGAAGCTTCTGAATTAACTCTAGAAGTCTTTAGCAAAAAAAAATATCCTTATGAATGGGCGAGAAGTCAACAGAATTTAGGGATAGGCTATCGCCAGCGAGTCAGGGGTAATAAAGAGGATAATCTAGAAGAGGCAATTAGGCGTTATCACTTAGCTTTGGAAGTCTATACCGAAACTGACTATCCCTACAAATGGGCACAAATACAATACAATTTAAATCATGCCTATGCTGAAAGGATATCTGGAGAAAAGACTGAAAATTTTAAAAAAGAAATTGAAGCAGCTCTATTAGCTTTAAAAGTTTTTTCTAAAGAAGAGTATCCCTATCTATGGGCTCAGACACACAATTCCATAGGTCTTGCTTACCGCGATAGTATAGAAGGAGACACAGCGGAGAATTTAGAAAAGGCTATTACTGCTTTCCAATTGGCTTTAGAAGTCTTATCTTCTGAAGACTATCGCGAAGATTGGGCAATGGTTCAGAATAATCTAGGAACTGCTTACCGTCGCCGCATCAGAGAAAATCAGGCGGAAAATATAAAAAAGGCAATCAAGGCTTATGAATTAGCCTTGGAGGTTTATACTCTTGAAGGCTTTCCTCACTATCATCTAGACACTTTATTTAACCGAGGTTTGGCCTATCTATATGCTAGTAATTTTGTCAAGGCTTATGACGATTTTAAAGGTGCGATAAATACTGTAGAACTATTACGAACTGAAATTATTTCATCTCCTTCAGCAAATGAAAACAGTTCAGTTTCTGAAGGAATAGACACAAAAAAGCAGAAGTTCGCAGAAGAATGGAATAGTCTTTATCAACGGATGGTAGAAGTTTGCCTAAAACAGAAAAAAATCACCGAAGCGATTGAATATGTTGAACGGAGCAAAACCCGCAATTTAGTTGAAGAGATTCTCCGCCGTGATCAAAACACCATATTTCCCCCAGAAGTTGTTACTCAACTAGAAAAATATAGGGAGAAAATAGCAGAAGCTCAGAAGCAAATTCAACAGGGGAAAGCTGACAATCCCACCGCTCTGATACAACATCTCAAAGAATGGCGACAGCAGCGGAATGATTTACAAGACCAATATTTACGTATCGGTTCTAGCTTTAATTTTGAGGAATTTCAGAAAAAATTAGATGTTATATAA
- a CDS encoding DUF4351 domain-containing protein encodes MTYDSTLKYLVEQYPQAFTRWLFNQESAEDIEILNTELSTEPIRADALFFVRVADAILHLEFQTLPQSEPPLPLRMLDYWVRLYRQYRCDIEQVIIFLKPTRLAGVFVNQFTERNLSFRYRVIRIWECDPQPLLTTPGLLPLAVLAQAEVPENLLSQVAAKIDMIEDRQQQRNLSACVQLLAGVKFDEQLIQAYFREDMMQESVVYQRIIRQGLEQGLEQGLEQGLEQGLERGLEQGKRNELNLIIRQISRRLGEINPQLHSQIEELSFEQLEDLGVALLDFETEVDLTNWLNQL; translated from the coding sequence ATGACTTACGATAGTACTCTAAAATATCTTGTTGAACAATATCCCCAAGCCTTTACTCGTTGGTTGTTTAACCAAGAATCAGCAGAGGATATCGAAATTCTAAACACCGAATTAAGCACAGAACCAATTCGGGCAGATGCCTTGTTTTTTGTGCGAGTTGCTGATGCTATTTTGCATTTGGAATTTCAAACTCTACCCCAATCTGAACCTCCCTTACCCCTGCGGATGCTGGATTATTGGGTCAGGTTATATCGGCAGTATCGTTGTGATATTGAACAGGTAATAATTTTTCTCAAACCAACCCGATTAGCCGGAGTATTTGTCAATCAATTTACCGAAAGAAACCTATCCTTCCGCTACCGGGTGATTCGGATTTGGGAATGTGATCCACAACCATTACTTACCACCCCAGGGTTACTACCTTTGGCAGTATTAGCACAAGCGGAAGTGCCAGAAAACCTGCTATCCCAGGTAGCAGCCAAAATCGATATGATTGAAGATAGACAACAGCAGCGTAACCTATCTGCTTGCGTGCAACTGTTGGCTGGGGTGAAATTTGATGAGCAGTTAATTCAAGCTTATTTTCGGGAGGATATGATGCAAGAGTCAGTAGTTTATCAACGGATTATTCGTCAAGGATTAGAACAAGGATTAGAACAGGGATTAGAACAAGGATTAGAACAGGGATTAGAACGGGGATTAGAACAAGGCAAGCGCAATGAGCTTAATTTAATTATCCGTCAAATTAGCCGTCGCTTAGGTGAAATCAATCCCCAATTACACAGTCAAATTGAGGAATTATCTTTTGAGCAGTTGGAGGATTTAGGAGTAGCGTTGTTAGATTTTGAAACCGAAGTGGATTTGACCAATTGGTTGAATCAGTTATAG
- a CDS encoding CHAT domain-containing protein has product MLYNHTAIVEFYITEDKLLTFIFTKKTQQPIVLESEPEDLKKLEQWRNEYLGSYNNQKADWQNNLSNLLDLLAQILHIDDIIQQIPPECDRLILIPHQYLHLFPLHALPITSKQGKGKAIILMDRFPAGVSYAPSCQLLQLAQTRERPDFTHLFAVQNPTSDLAYTNIQVEVIKGYFNPPPDTEVLVKNAATKVAIDNKNPASKVPINSKPLNTFHCAHFSCHGYFNLNQPQKSALILADAPLSNVPAELNPEKHLVLDNGEVIDLEKCLTLDGVFALKLEQCRLVTLSACETGLIDHTNISDEYIGLPSGFLVAGSPAVVCSLWTVYQLSTVLLMIKFYDNFINCHMSLAVALNKAQFWLRDVTKENLLLWIQRLSIKGYQKRFLSAPLLKNDNFRALSPSDKPFEEPYHWAAFCAIGQ; this is encoded by the coding sequence ATGTTATATAACCACACTGCCATTGTAGAGTTTTACATTACAGAGGATAAGCTGCTCACTTTTATCTTTACCAAGAAAACCCAGCAGCCTATCGTTTTGGAGTCTGAGCCGGAAGACTTAAAGAAATTGGAACAATGGAGAAATGAATATCTAGGAAGCTACAACAACCAAAAAGCTGATTGGCAAAACAATCTGAGTAACCTCCTAGATTTGCTGGCACAAATTCTGCACATTGATGACATCATTCAGCAAATACCCCCAGAGTGCGATCGCTTAATTTTAATTCCCCATCAGTATTTACATTTATTCCCGCTTCATGCTTTACCGATTACCAGTAAACAGGGAAAAGGTAAAGCTATAATTCTAATGGATCGCTTTCCAGCAGGGGTAAGTTATGCCCCTAGCTGTCAACTACTCCAACTTGCTCAAACCAGAGAACGCCCCGACTTTACCCACCTGTTTGCTGTCCAAAACCCCACGAGTGATTTAGCTTACACTAATATCCAAGTAGAAGTGATTAAAGGCTACTTTAATCCACCACCAGATACAGAAGTCCTCGTTAAAAATGCTGCCACCAAAGTAGCCATAGATAATAAAAACCCTGCCAGCAAAGTACCCATAAATAGTAAACCTCTCAACACATTCCACTGTGCCCATTTTAGCTGTCACGGTTACTTTAACCTTAACCAGCCTCAGAAATCCGCCTTAATCCTGGCAGATGCCCCCCTTAGCAATGTACCGGCTGAACTCAATCCAGAAAAACATCTAGTTTTGGATAACGGTGAAGTAATTGACTTAGAGAAATGCCTCACCTTAGATGGAGTCTTTGCCCTGAAATTAGAACAATGTCGCCTTGTTACCCTTTCTGCTTGCGAAACGGGATTAATTGATCACACCAACATCAGCGATGAATACATTGGTTTACCCAGTGGTTTCCTAGTTGCGGGTAGTCCAGCGGTAGTTTGTAGCCTGTGGACGGTATACCAATTGTCTACAGTGTTGTTGATGATAAAATTTTATGATAATTTTATCAACTGCCATATGTCCTTAGCAGTTGCCCTTAATAAAGCGCAATTCTGGCTGCGGGATGTGACTAAGGAAAATTTATTGCTCTGGATTCAGAGGTTATCTATAAAGGGTTATCAAAAGCGGTTTTTGAGTGCTCCGCTTTTGAAGAATGATAATTTTCGGGCTCTAAGCCCCAGCGATAAGCCTTTTGAAGAACCCTATCATTGGGCAGCATTTTGTGCAATTGGTCAATAG
- a CDS encoding Uma2 family endonuclease — translation MTETTVDKIRFTTADLDLLPEDGNRYEVINGDLFVTRSPHWNHNKVVGRLYSALDSWSLSDKGYGEAVLVPGIVFDQENAVEPDAVWVSDKNRLPQMLDEAGHLTEAPDLIIESLSPGSQHERRDREVKLKLYSVRGVREYWIVDWRTTKLEVYRRQTAKLTLVETLFPGDILRSHLLPGFELQLQIVFL, via the coding sequence ATGACTGAAACCACCGTTGATAAGATTCGATTCACCACTGCGGACCTAGATCTGTTACCAGAGGACGGTAATAGATATGAAGTTATCAATGGAGACCTGTTTGTGACCAGATCCCCCCATTGGAACCACAACAAGGTGGTGGGAAGACTATATAGTGCCCTTGATTCCTGGTCTTTAAGTGATAAGGGCTATGGTGAAGCTGTCCTAGTTCCAGGGATTGTTTTTGACCAAGAAAATGCTGTGGAACCTGATGCTGTCTGGGTTTCCGACAAGAATCGCTTGCCACAGATGCTGGATGAAGCAGGCCATTTAACTGAAGCGCCAGACCTGATCATAGAATCTTTATCACCAGGAAGTCAACATGAGCGTCGTGACCGAGAGGTAAAACTGAAACTCTACTCAGTGCGGGGGGTTCGGGAATACTGGATTGTGGATTGGCGCACCACTAAACTTGAGGTTTATCGGCGACAAACTGCCAAGCTTACCTTAGTCGAGACACTGTTTCCTGGAGATATACTGCGATCGCATTTGCTTCCTGGTTTTGAGTTACAGCTTCAGATTGTGTTTTTGTGA
- the purB gene encoding adenylosuccinate lyase has translation MIERYTLPEMGELWTDTYKLKTWLQVEIAVCEAQAELGKIPGEAVEEIKAKADFDLKRVQEIEREVRHDMIAFLTNVNEYVGDVGRYIHLGLTSSDVLDTALALQLVASLNIILEHIEKLAQAIRYQAQQHRYTVMIGRSHGIHAEPITFGFKLAGWLAEVCRHRDRLVALRENISVGKISGAVGTYANIDPQVEAIACRNLSLQPDTASTQIISRDRHGEFVQQLALLGATIERFAVEIRNLQKTDVLEVEEFFSKGQKGSSAMPHKRNPIRSERLSGMARILRGHTVAALENVALWHERDISHSSVERVILPDVCILTHFMLVEITDLVKHLLVYPENMKRNMNVYGGVVFSQKVLLALVEKGMNREDAYSIVQSCAHQAWNQPEGDFYNLITKDPDVTSKLTPSEIEECFNPEQHLQHLDEVYQRLGI, from the coding sequence TTGATTGAGCGCTACACCCTACCCGAGATGGGGGAATTGTGGACAGACACCTACAAGCTCAAAACCTGGCTTCAGGTGGAAATAGCTGTTTGTGAAGCACAAGCGGAACTGGGTAAGATTCCTGGTGAAGCAGTAGAGGAAATTAAGGCAAAGGCGGATTTTGACCTTAAGCGGGTGCAAGAGATTGAGCGAGAAGTCCGCCATGACATGATTGCCTTTCTGACTAATGTGAATGAGTATGTAGGGGATGTGGGACGCTACATTCACTTAGGCTTGACTAGTTCTGATGTTTTAGACACTGCCTTGGCACTGCAACTGGTTGCTAGTCTAAATATTATCCTCGAACATATTGAGAAGCTTGCTCAAGCGATTCGCTACCAGGCACAACAACATCGCTACACGGTGATGATTGGTCGTTCTCACGGAATTCATGCTGAACCAATTACCTTTGGTTTTAAGCTGGCCGGTTGGTTAGCAGAAGTTTGCCGCCATCGCGATCGCTTAGTGGCTCTGCGTGAAAACATATCTGTGGGCAAGATTTCTGGTGCTGTGGGAACCTATGCCAATATTGACCCTCAAGTGGAAGCGATCGCATGTCGAAACCTGTCACTGCAACCTGATACTGCCTCAACCCAAATTATTTCTCGCGATCGCCATGGTGAGTTTGTCCAGCAGTTAGCTCTGTTAGGGGCAACCATTGAACGGTTTGCTGTAGAAATTCGCAATCTCCAAAAAACCGATGTCTTAGAAGTAGAAGAATTCTTTTCTAAAGGACAGAAAGGTTCTTCTGCTATGCCACACAAACGTAATCCAATTCGTTCTGAACGGCTAAGCGGGATGGCACGAATCCTGCGAGGTCATACGGTGGCTGCTTTAGAAAATGTTGCCCTATGGCATGAGCGGGATATTTCTCATTCCTCTGTAGAACGAGTCATTCTGCCAGATGTGTGTATTTTAACTCACTTCATGTTAGTGGAAATCACAGATTTAGTGAAACACTTGTTGGTTTATCCAGAAAACATGAAGCGGAATATGAATGTTTATGGTGGTGTAGTATTTAGCCAAAAGGTGTTGTTAGCTTTAGTAGAAAAGGGCATGAATCGGGAAGATGCCTACAGTATTGTTCAGTCTTGTGCTCATCAAGCCTGGAATCAACCTGAGGGAGATTTCTACAATTTGATTACTAAGGATCCTGATGTTACGAGTAAGCTAACCCCTTCAGAAATAGAGGAATGTTTTAATCCCGAGCAGCATTTGCAACATTTGGACGAGGTTTATCAACGGTTGGGAATCTAG
- a CDS encoding sulfite exporter TauE/SafE family protein, protein MPKVPMLPAPCSLLPAPCSLFQQLNLLLSDYLYRQYNYHNLMKNLNFKSHQIAPMAAIFTVWLTYMVHTNQWDLFIHNWFMSVTMMFASFIAGATAEGGGAVAFPIMTIIFQIEPEVARNFSLAIQSIGMTSAAYLILTRKIPIEKNYLLLCSWGGIGGVILGSYYIAPLISPPYAKMFFVSLWLSFGIALFYLNMKRSRSVFETLPPLSSGEKKLFIFLGFVGGIVVSIVGSGIDILTFSVVTIRYRLSEKVATPTSVCLMAGNTIVGFVLHLFFLNDFGIQEFNYWLVCIPVVILGAPLGAYFISNRSRKFITNVLYFILLAQFVGALFVIQPTGGLAWFTLSILISGLIVFLSLAVLAEKNSIT, encoded by the coding sequence TTGCCAAAAGTCCCTATGCTCCCTGCTCCCTGCTCCCTGCTCCCTGCTCCCTGCTCCCTATTTCAACAGTTAAATTTACTTTTGTCCGACTACTTATATCGACAATATAATTATCACAATTTGATGAAAAATCTAAATTTTAAATCCCATCAAATAGCTCCAATGGCAGCAATTTTTACTGTCTGGCTAACCTATATGGTACATACCAATCAATGGGATTTATTTATCCACAATTGGTTCATGTCTGTGACCATGATGTTTGCTTCTTTTATCGCTGGAGCTACAGCGGAGGGAGGTGGGGCTGTTGCTTTCCCGATTATGACTATAATTTTTCAGATTGAACCAGAAGTAGCCCGTAATTTCAGTTTGGCGATTCAAAGTATTGGCATGACCTCAGCCGCCTATCTGATTTTGACGAGAAAAATACCCATTGAAAAAAACTATTTATTATTATGTAGTTGGGGAGGAATTGGGGGAGTTATTTTAGGAAGTTACTATATTGCTCCTCTGATTTCCCCTCCCTATGCCAAAATGTTCTTTGTCTCTCTATGGTTAAGTTTTGGCATAGCTCTTTTTTATTTAAATATGAAGAGATCTCGTTCAGTTTTCGAGACACTTCCGCCTCTTTCATCAGGAGAAAAAAAACTTTTTATTTTTTTGGGATTCGTAGGGGGAATAGTAGTTTCAATTGTGGGAAGTGGAATTGATATTTTAACTTTTTCAGTGGTGACAATTCGATATCGCCTCTCAGAAAAAGTTGCTACTCCTACAAGCGTCTGCCTGATGGCGGGAAATACTATTGTCGGATTTGTTTTGCATCTTTTCTTTCTTAATGATTTTGGAATTCAGGAATTTAACTACTGGTTAGTTTGCATTCCTGTGGTGATTTTAGGTGCTCCCCTAGGAGCATATTTTATTAGCAATCGCTCTCGAAAGTTTATTACTAATGTTCTCTATTTTATTTTGCTAGCTCAATTTGTTGGAGCCTTATTCGTTATCCAACCAACTGGTGGGTTGGCTTGGTTTACTCTGAGTATTTTGATTAGTGGGTTAATAGTATTCCTTAGTTTGGCTGTATTGGCTGAAAAAAATAGCATCACATAA